A part of Bacteroidales bacterium genomic DNA contains:
- a CDS encoding NUDIX hydrolase: MSYTYEYPRPAVTVDCLVLSKENEQVWLMLIQRDKPPFEKSWALPGGFVEIDEDLDEAAYRELKEETDISDIELRQFRAFGKPGRDPRGRTISIVYYGFVDSEKTTAIAGSDARNVDWFEINDLPPLAFDHDEIIEMARRKLEI, from the coding sequence ATGAGCTACACGTATGAATATCCAAGACCGGCAGTAACAGTTGACTGCCTGGTGTTATCGAAAGAAAATGAACAGGTTTGGCTGATGTTGATCCAGAGAGACAAACCTCCGTTTGAAAAATCCTGGGCTTTGCCCGGGGGTTTTGTGGAAATTGATGAAGATCTGGATGAAGCCGCTTACCGGGAATTAAAGGAGGAAACCGATATCTCTGACATAGAACTCCGGCAATTCCGTGCGTTTGGCAAACCGGGAAGAGATCCGCGGGGAAGAACGATCTCCATCGTATATTATGGCTTTGTGGATTCTGAGAAAACAACGGCCATAGCCGGTTCGGATGCCAGAAATGTGGATTGGTTTGAGATCAACGACCTGCCTCCCCTGGCTTTTGATCATGATGAGATTATTGAAATGGCACGAAGAAAACTGGAGATATAA